The genomic DNA TAGAATTACTTCTTTCTCTGAGTAATTTGGAGTTAAAAGGCCTAACATGCGTGTGTCGTCACCACTTGGCCCGGTCCGTGTTTTCAACAAGTATCGTGCATTTTttttttgagtaaaatttttgtattatttttcaaaaacaaaatttgtTTAGATTTCGAAAATTTGGTCAACTgacaatatttttatttcactattGCAGATTTTTAGAAAATtgtttctaccaattttaccttttttttccTACGTATTTTACTATGTTTTTTAGGAAATTATATAAATGGGAGGTCATTCTCTATATTTTAAACATAATACAACAAGAGAAATAGAGAGAAAAACATTTTTTCTCATTAAGAGAGAAATTTTGTCTAGGAGATTGAGTTTTAAGCAAGATCATCTATAATCCCTCCAATCATTTCTGGAAATTAAATCTAGTGTGGTTTTGTTGGTTTCTTCTAATTTATTTTTTGATCAAATTTTCGATCAATTgcttttattttttggtttttatTCCTCTcgagaaaatatttttatttgactaTTACAGGTTTTTAGAAAACTGTTTTTACCGGTTTTACCTTTTTTTCCTATGTATTTTACTATGCCCCTTCAAGAAACTATATAAATAGGAGGTCATTCTCCTTATTTTAGACGGAATACAACAAGAAAAAAGTAGAGAGAAAAATAATTTCTCTCATCCTTTTGTTATTTAAATTCTAGTGTTATGCAAAATTATACGATTCTTGAGAATTAAACCTAGTGTGATTTTGCTGGTTACTTCCAATTTATTTTACGgtcaattgtttttattttttaatttttattccttTTGAGAAGAACAATGCCAATTGTATTTCACATTCTTTATTTGAATGTACAAATATTGAAATATTATATTAACTTTAATGAGCAACATCCACTATACAATTACATCGATAATGGACGAATTTACTTGTAATGGAATAGATATTCAAATATAGAGTGAATTAATCCTATCAACTTACAAGTTGCGAACACCAAGTTATAGTCCGACAAGAAGATTGAGAAGTTGAATTAATAGATTGGGACCGTGTTTGCATAGAATACAAAACAGGATAAATTGAACCGCCCAATAGGATAAATTTGGGTACCAGCATTCTAAAAGATATGTAGAAATTGGTATTAGTGGGAGTATTGGCCATAAAAAATCACAATTAGTCAACTTTTATACATACAAACAGTGCCacaatttagaaattttattttttaattaacttTTTAAGAAAAGTATATTCATATGAAATTGACTTTACATGTGATTTGATTAATTAACCAAGTCACAGTAACTTAAAATTAAATAGGAATTTTCGAATTAGTAAAAAATAAGCTATGAAAACCATACGGTACACGCCTAGGTAACTTAAGTGCTGCAATGGTAGCGAAATCGGGCGATTTAGGATCCATCAAAAGGAACATTGATTCATCCGTTCGCTCGTTATGAACGAATGTCATCACAAATCCATCATCTTCGTCATCTTCAACATTCCTTCTCACAAACACTGGCTCTCCTCCGAAACAATCATCCCCATAAAATCTTCTTCCAACTTCGTCCCCAGTTTCCAAGTCAATCTTCACCAAACCTGACATTTTAGGGGCCTCTTCAATCACACCAAGATATGCATATTGGGTTTTCTTTCCCATATAGCTAGTATTTATAGACCCAAGGTCCAATTTGCTTGTTGAGAGAAGGTTTCTGCAAACATGTCCAGTCTGGGTATTAATCTTTATCTTCTCCAAAACAACATCCAGTTTCATGCTGTCTAAAAAATTTTCCAAAGACAAAATGTTTGATGCCACCACGATGATCTCGTCCTCGTCATTTTCCCAAGCATTTACAATATGAGATGCATTAAACCTTGGAACCTTGAACCACTTCATCTTTGAGTCACTGTTAGCGTACCGTGGGATGACTCCAATTCTTGTAGTTTTATTTGGTTCATAAACCAAAGGGGAACCTCTTCCGATTAACACTTTTGACAATGAAAATGTTAACTGTGTCTCGTGAAAGATTGCGAACCTCTTGGTAATGGCGAAATCATGAATTAGACTTGGTCTATGCATGGAAAAAATGGGTACTTCGTTTTGTTTAACACCCTTTTCGTCGATGCGGAAGAAGGTAAGATGCGGAGTTTTAAAGCTCCATGAATAAGCAAATGTGTCCTTTGTTTCACTGTCGACTTTGGGGTGTGCAGTCATGTTGGAGTGCAAGTTTTTATCGATCTCCCAACGTCCCAAAGTCTCAATGTCACCATTTTGAGTTACATTGACTATATATGGCAAATCAGACTCGCATAAAGCCAAAAGTTTACCAGAAACGATGGCCACGCTAGTGTTGGCGACCCCGATCCCTTTCAGGATATCTAGATTCCCTGTTACGTATCTCCTTATGAATTTGGACAAACGAGCAACGTCAAGCAGGCCATACAGGCCCGATAACATATTTGGAAAGATGGGGAAACCAACTTCTTTTTCGACCATGTATTTGTAAGTCTTGACGTAGCGGTTACAATACGTTGCCTTGCCATTTGATAACCTCAACGAGTGAAGCATACCGTCGCCTTCTAACAAATTTAGAGCACGACGAGGTTGGAGTTGTGGGTTTGGACCATTTCGAATGTAAACGCCATTTAAACAGAGTGGAAGCTCACCTTCGATTACTTCACAGTTGGTTGGCTTCATTTCGTCCACCGGAGCCAAGTTTCCCTTGAAGACATGCGTCGGGTCGACGGACGGGTTGAGAGGCGGATCAATGAAGTTGGAAAAGAAGTGAAGGATTGAAGTTTTCATGGATTTAAGGGGCGATGCATGCATCTTCAACGAAGTGGTTTTTTCCAATGCTTTGGGGTTTCGGACTGCTCGGATCATCATAACATCCTTCGGTTGTGTGAAACTCAGGATAGGTGAACATGTTGATGATATCATTTCGGTCTTTGGGtgatttatttttggttttttggTGAACATGGAGAAACAAGGAAAGTCTATATTAATATCAACAACAGTAACATCAAATTTGCACGTTTCCCACACCTCTTTTGTTTGGTTTCTTTTTCTAATCTCGTTTTCAACCATATAACAGGGCTTAGAttcatgctgtttttttttttaatagcgaaggttttagttttattttctttgaaaactATAACGGTTTTAGTTTCATCCACTATATTTCTCTAAAAGTTATGGTAATTTTAGTTTTCATTCTTTTTAGTTACAGTTTCGTTTTTCTATTTGTACTCTTGTGTAAATGGAGATTTATAAGGCAAATATACCACCAGATTTATTACCAGATTTATTAAGAATAATTATACAAGTATTTCGTCGTGATTGAGTATTAGTGATCATAGGATTTGACTCCAATATGAGAATGAGGAAAGCCattttttacttggtttttcatGCAACTATGATTTATTGGAGTTTATGTCCGTGTTCGTCTGTTAATGACGGATTAGAATGTAATTGTCAATAGTTGTCACGGTGATGTACCTCTAGTTAATTTCTTAATTTTGGTTATTGATAAtttatctttcttttttattCACCTCTTTTTTAtacaattatatttttacaataatttttaatgttttatttattatttgtattatGTGATATGtctatttattattattctctTGAATAAAAGtatttttttccttaaaaaaattGTAGGTGTTTCAAGGTTGAGAGGAACTTTTTTTTTTAGAGTAATATCGAGAGATTTCTTTCAAAATTGAAAAAGTAAGTACAAAAGGGGAGCAAAGCAAGAAAGTCATTACCCACTCCAGCTGGAAGACACaaaataaagcataaaaatatgcAATAACTCTTGGTGGCTTGTGGGTCAATGAAAGGACATAAAACACACATATAGTCAAAGGCAAAACACAAAAACACTAGCAAAGGAAAGAAAATATCTTACTTTAAGATAGAGCCAAACAAAAGCGGATTTAAGGGGGTTGGCAGGGGCCCTGCCCCATAgaatgtaaaatttttatttaggtccttaaaatttttaaaaaattttaaaatagtaaaggaaaattatactttggccccttaaaattataaaaatttgatttaatcctttaaaaattataaagatataaactataaaaaattaaaatttcattcggcccccctaaaattttgttctggcttcgcccctagaGCCAAAGATCCAAAAAAAACGCAGCATCCAGTCCCTTAGATATAAGGAGTCAGACCCGAGAGATCTCTAGCAAAAAATGCCTCTGTTGCCACAGGTAATTCCTCCACCAAAAAACTGTCTTCTGGTAACGAAATCCTCTCTTTTGCTATCATGTAGGCCACTATATTTGCTCCCTATCAACATGGTGGAAGGAGATGTACTGGAAAAAACTTACCTTGATCTTTATCTCTTCAATATAAGTTCCCATGTCTGAATAATCTGGTAGCACTTGATTTATTTTAACAATCGTTGTCCGAGAATCACCCTCAATTTAAACATGGCTGAAACCCATTTCACGCGAAAAGTTCAAGGCCTGGAGACAAGCTATGGCTTCTGTTGTAAAGGGATAGGAGACTAATTTGTTGAGTACTGTTTCGCTGCCTATAACTGAGCCTCTACTATTCCTAATGCCTAAACCGAAATAGGAGTGGTGGGGGGTTGCTTTAAACGCAGCATCAAAGTTCACCTTAAGAAAAGGTTCTTGAGTGGGCTTCCATATTGGAGTCATTGTTTTCATCTGGGTAGgtattttatttctcaactctctcATCTCCCTTATAATGTTGAAGATAATAGCATATATCTCGGATTGATTGTCTCTTTCCTTCCATTATGCGATTGTTTCGGGCTTGCCAGAGTGCCTAAGCTGTGGTTGCAACAATCTCACTAAAATCATGCCCTGAAAAACAACATTAAGCCAGGTGCGAAAATCCATATTTCCATTTAAAGTTGACCAGTTAATACCGATTGATCGCCAAACATTTTTTGCAGTGCCACACATCAGAAAGGTATGCATAAAATTCTCAAGAGCCTTTCCATAGCTAGGACAAATGGGAGATAAATTTATTCTTTTGTTGTGGACATTAGTTGCAATAGGAATGTACTCATGTGTAAATAGCCAAATGGTGATTCTGATTTTTGGGAGGAGATTTAGCTCCCAAATATGCTTGTAAAATCCTATATGATCAGTATGTATAATGTTGTTGATGTTCGATTCGACAAGACAGTGGTAACCACTACGTACTGTATACATACCAGAGttatctatttattattattatttattattcttctgaatgaaagtattttttccttaaaatttaCAGGTGTTTTTACTGTAATTTTAATTGACAATAATATGTAGTAATATATTTTCAGTAAAGTTAAAGGAATTTTTTTTACAGAAACTTATTTTTTAGAGTAATACCGAGAGatttatttcaaaattgaaaAAGTAAGTACAAAAGGGGAGCAAAGCAGGAAAGTTATTGCCCACTCCAGCTGGAAGAcacaaaataaagaataaaaatatgCAATAACTCTTGGCGGC from Gossypium arboreum isolate Shixiya-1 chromosome 9, ASM2569848v2, whole genome shotgun sequence includes the following:
- the LOC108455532 gene encoding probable carotenoid cleavage dioxygenase 4, chloroplastic, yielding MVENEIRKRNQTKEVWETCKFDVTVVDINIDFPCFSMFTKKPKINHPKTEMISSTCSPILSFTQPKDVMMIRAVRNPKALEKTTSLKMHASPLKSMKTSILHFFSNFIDPPLNPSVDPTHVFKGNLAPVDEMKPTNCEVIEGELPLCLNGVYIRNGPNPQLQPRRALNLLEGDGMLHSLRLSNGKATYCNRYVKTYKYMVEKEVGFPIFPNMLSGLYGLLDVARLSKFIRRYVTGNLDILKGIGVANTSVAIVSGKLLALCESDLPYIVNVTQNGDIETLGRWEIDKNLHSNMTAHPKVDSETKDTFAYSWSFKTPHLTFFRIDEKGVKQNEVPIFSMHRPSLIHDFAITKRFAIFHETQLTFSLSKVLIGRGSPLVYEPNKTTRIGVIPRYANSDSKMKWFKVPRFNASHIVNAWENDEDEIIVVASNILSLENFLDSMKLDVVLEKIKINTQTGHVCRNLLSTSKLDLGSINTSYMGKKTQYAYLGVIEEAPKMSGLVKIDLETGDEVGRRFYGDDCFGGEPVFVRRNVEDDEDDGFVMTFVHNERTDESMFLLMDPKSPDFATIAALKLPRRVPYGFHSLFFTNSKIPI